CAATCTTTACAACGAAGAGCCATGTTTACAAGTGATCCGCCGAACATGGTCATCGCAAGGTATTGTAAGCTTTGCGCGCTTAGTCTCACCGGGCAGTAAATATCGACTAGGCGGCCACCTTACTTTTAAAAAGTAGCTAAATAGGCGCTTGATAACGAAAACTCAGTGACTCAATCGCCGAGCCATCAATGATACGCTCGCCTTTATCATGGCTAGTAAAGGTCGGTGGCTGATTGCCCTGCTCAGCACATTTTTGTTGGTAATAATCTACTTTTTTAGGATGCGCCGGATTGACCACATTATAAATGCTGCTAGCACTAGACCAATTTTCGAGTACTGAACAAATCGCCGCTATCACATCTTGCTGCTGTACCATGTTTACCACTTGCTGACTTGAGCTAGACAGCTCTTTACCTGCAACAAACTTACCTGGGTCGCGCCCAGGACCAACAAGGCCCGCTAAACGCAATACTTTACCACCGGCATTTAGCACTAACTGCTCAGCATCAAATAGCAGTTGCTGGCGCGCTGATTGGCAATTAATTGCTGTACTTTCGCCATAATGACCATTATCAGCTGGGTAAACACCCGTCGAAGAACATAAAATAAAGCCTTTGCAATTTAGTTGCTTGGCAAGCTCAAGCCCTGCTTGCAAAGTGGCTAAATAATTACTTTCTGAACTACGACTACGCGGTGGAATTGCACATACCCACCATGCATCTCCAAGTGAAACATCATGTTTAAGTACATCGCCTTCAAGCGCAAACTGCCGCTGAAAGTCATGTTCGTGCTCGCTACTACGGTGTGTGCCTTGCACTTGCCACGCTAATTCTTTTGCCTCAACACAAAGCGCACTACCAAGCCAACCTGCACCTAAAACGACCAGTTTATTATTTTCAGAACTCATTTATCCAACTACCTCTTAGAAATTATTATTAACGTTCGCTTAACGGTGTAGCGATTTGGGTGCAAATATGATTAGATAGATAACTCTACCCGATAATAAAAACACGTGCATCTATGTTAAATAACCTCTCTTTACGTAAAAAAATATTACTACTCATCGGCGGGACGATAAGTGTACTACTGATCATCGCGTCTAGTTTTTTTGTTAGCCATATTGCTGACCTATCGCGCCAAGCTATTCAACGCGAAGCCGACAGCTATTTACAGAGTGAGCGACTTTCAATGCAAGGTTACTTTGCCAAATACGGTAAAGTGGTACAAACCTTCATTACAAATCCGCATTTAGTGAATTGGTTCGACAATTGGACTGAACGTGACCAAAGTCTTGATAACCAACCTGGATACGACAGCGTTAATCAAGATTTTGTGCGTATCAGTGGCAACGATGACAACATCTTATCAGCCTTCTTTGCATCAGCAACAACAGGTGAGTATTTCAAAGAAAACGAGCGCACAGCCACTTATAATGGCCAACCATATTACGCTTACAAACGCGGTTGGTGGCAAGATGCCTTAAAAATTAATAAGTTGTATGTTGGTCCTATTTCTGTGGATTTAACCACAGGTAATGCCTCTGCAGTTGTACAACAGCCTGTTTATAACAAACAAAATAAACTTGTTGGTTTTGGTGGTGTTGATTTACAGCTAAACAACATCAACGACATGGTTGAAGAAATTCGCTTTAATGGCCAAGGCTTTGGTTTCTTACTTGATGGTAACCAAAAGGTTGTGCACTTATCTAAGCGCACTGGCCACAAGCTATCTGTGACTGACGAAGGTCCGAATGGCAAAGAAGGCTTAGATGCCCTCGAAAAACAATTTAGCGACACATCAGGCTTTAGCGAATTAAACCGCGCGATGAAAAGCCAAAAAGATGGCAGCAGCTTCGTTACATTCAAAGGTGAGCAATATTACGTTGTATACAACCGCCTTGAGCTAGAAACCCCTTATCTTGATTGGTACGTGGGTATTTTAATTCCGACCAGTATGATTGATGAACCAGTAAATGATGCGGTGATGACAACCACAACCTCAGTGATCATCATTCTTGCGATTATCATTGCGATGATCTTCTGGGCCACGCAAATGATCACCAAGCCGCTGACTAAGCTAACTTACATCATGCGTGATATCGCATCAGGTGATGGCGATTTAACACAAAAAATCGAAATCAAGAGTAATGATGAAGTGGGCCAGCTTGCTCATCACATGAATACCTTCATCGATAAACTTCGTGCAATGATGCTTAATACTGCTGCGCAGGCTGAGCAACTAAGCCAAGCTGCGAGCCAGTTAAAAATTGTATCGCAAAAAACCAACGATGAAATTCAGCAAGAAAAGCAGCAAGTTGATAGTGTAAGTGCGGCAGTAACCGAAATGGCGTCTACAGTGATGGAAATCTCGCGTAATGCCCAGCACACCAATAATGCCGCTGAAGAAGTGCAAACCATTACCGTTGACGGTACGAAACGTTCTACTCAAGCTCAGTCAGTGATGACCGCCCTTGCAAGCCATATTGGTGAAGCGTCTAAAGTGGTTGCGGGTCTTGAACAAGAAAGTGGCAATATCGGTGCGGTAGTTGATGTTATCAACTCGATTGCAGAGCAAACTAACTTACTAGCACTGAACGCAGCAATTGAAGCAGCCCGTGCTGGCGAGCAAGGTCGAGGCTTTGCTGTTGTTGCTGATGAAGTTCGTTCATTGGCAAGCAGAACGCAAGAGTCTACGGATGATATTCGCAATATGGTCAGCCGCTTACAGCAAATTGCCCAGCAAGCGTCGACTATGATGCAACAAGGTCAAGAACGTGCTGAAGGCTCAGTTGAGCAAACACAAATTGTATTGCAAGCTCTACAAGATATCGCGCAATCAGTGACAAATGTGCAAGATCAAAGTCATCAAATTGCGACTTCGACTGAGCAGCAAACTGTGGTTGCAGAAGATATTAACAATAGCTTGGCAGCGATTAATCACTTAGTGAATAGCACTGCGGATCATGCCCATGAATTGGCGGATGAAGCACGTGATTTGAATGAATTGGCAGCCGCTTTAAATAAGACGGTGAATCAATTTAAGTTATAAAGATAAATTGCTGAAGTAGTTAAAAACCCGATGTCACCTGAAGATGACATCGGGTTTTTATCGTCAGCCTTCCCTGTTAGTCGTGGCGCAACCGCTTTCGCGTGTTCCATAAATTCGTGCCACTGTTGCTTGTTCCATAAAGCAACTCCTTTGTTGGTCAATCCTTGTGTTGGTTGCGTTTGTACTTGTTCCATATAGTCTCCTCCTTACGCTAGCTTCATCCTGTTTGGCTCCTGCCTAAGCTTATTCCTTGCTGTCATCTCCGTTCACTTTATCCATAAAGCGTTGCCATTGTGCGCTACTCCATAACGCCTTATTACTTCCTTGTTGTCCTTTGTGCGTTGTTACATTATCCATTCTGTAAACTCCTTGCGGTTTATCGTCCGTTACTCCTACAGCCCTTCCTTGCTGTGCTCCATTACCCATCCTTGTAGATTAATGCGGTGATTATCGCTTAGCGATGATATACACAGCATGAATCAAACCTGGAATGTACCCTAATAAGGTTAAAAGAATATTAATCCAGAACTGCGCACCTAAACCTACCTGTAAAAATACGCCAAGTGGTGGAATTAAAACCGATAAAATAATACGTATTAAATCCATGACTCACTCCTTGAAAAAAGCTTAGCCCAGCCAAAGCTGGGCTATATAGGGCTTGCTATTATTCAGCAACAATCGTTAATTCATCGATTACTTTGCGAACATCTTCAGCATTTTCTGCAATGCTTACCGCTAATTGCTTTTCTGCATCAGACTCAACAGTACCTTTTAGTGTTACTACACCCATGTCAGTATCAACATCGATGTCTGTACCACCAACTTCTGAGTTAAATAAATAACGTGTCGTGATTACAGTACTGATTTTTGCGTCGGTTAAGTCGCTTTCTGCTGAATCAGCTTTATCTGATTTCATGTGCTTAGCTTTCATGTTTTTAACAACAGTTAGTTTGTTATCAACAGAGCTAACACCGTCTAGGCTAAGAACTAGCTCTTCAGCAAGCTCTTTATCTAATTCGCTATCAACTTTACCTGTAAGTACAACCTTGCCATTCGTTACATCAGTGTTGATGTCAAAGTTGTTAAGGTTTGTGTTCATAAGAAGCACAGTTTCTGCCTTACCATCAATCCAAGCATCTTTACTTTCATTTTCCCAGCTGCTTGCCTGAGCTGACATGCTAGTTGCACCAATTACTAAAGCGGCAATCATAGATTTGTTAAAAGTGTTCATAATCTTCTCCTTTTGATTTAAGACACTTTTACTAATGCGACTATGATGCCAACTATTTATTTGTTTATTTTCAGAAAGTTAAACACTCATTCAGCGGCTATTTATATTCATTTAGGTAAAGATTTACAAGCTGCTCGGTAAGAAGTTCACGATGTTGCAAAAATGGCCACTTAGTTGCTGATTTTATTAATCTGTGGTTAATTTAACGAAGTTGCTTATTAGCACAAAAATTCAAACCATTGATTTATATAAAAAATAAACTTTGGCCTAAGCTTTGCTATGTAATTAATAACTAAAAAATCACCTTTAAAATCACAACAGGGAACTACCATGGCCGTTAAACTTGAAGATCGCCCAATCGATCAAGTAAAAGAAGAAGTCATTGATCAACTCATTTATAACTACAGTCATGCTGTTATTTCAGCCGAAGCATTTGAACGCCGACTAGATCAGGCAATGGCAGCCACCAGCAATGAAGTATTGGTTGAACTGGTTGCTGATTTAGATCTGAAAGCGGATATTGACTACAAATCGCATAAGCATGCGCAATTTAAACCTCACTACAGCCACAGCAACGACAACGAAAGCCTGCAGCTTCGTAGTATTTTGGGTTCAAATGAGCGCAGCGGCCAATGGGTAGTACCAAAAGAAATTCACCTAACAAACTGCTTAGGTTCAATCGAACTCGACTTTAGCGAAGCAATTTTCCAACATCAGCACGTCACCATTTACGTAAACTGTATTTTAGGTAACGACGAAAT
Above is a window of Pseudoalteromonas shioyasakiensis DNA encoding:
- a CDS encoding methyl-accepting chemotaxis protein yields the protein MLNNLSLRKKILLLIGGTISVLLIIASSFFVSHIADLSRQAIQREADSYLQSERLSMQGYFAKYGKVVQTFITNPHLVNWFDNWTERDQSLDNQPGYDSVNQDFVRISGNDDNILSAFFASATTGEYFKENERTATYNGQPYYAYKRGWWQDALKINKLYVGPISVDLTTGNASAVVQQPVYNKQNKLVGFGGVDLQLNNINDMVEEIRFNGQGFGFLLDGNQKVVHLSKRTGHKLSVTDEGPNGKEGLDALEKQFSDTSGFSELNRAMKSQKDGSSFVTFKGEQYYVVYNRLELETPYLDWYVGILIPTSMIDEPVNDAVMTTTTSVIIILAIIIAMIFWATQMITKPLTKLTYIMRDIASGDGDLTQKIEIKSNDEVGQLAHHMNTFIDKLRAMMLNTAAQAEQLSQAASQLKIVSQKTNDEIQQEKQQVDSVSAAVTEMASTVMEISRNAQHTNNAAEEVQTITVDGTKRSTQAQSVMTALASHIGEASKVVAGLEQESGNIGAVVDVINSIAEQTNLLALNAAIEAARAGEQGRGFAVVADEVRSLASRTQESTDDIRNMVSRLQQIAQQASTMMQQGQERAEGSVEQTQIVLQALQDIAQSVTNVQDQSHQIATSTEQQTVVAEDINNSLAAINHLVNSTADHAHELADEARDLNELAAALNKTVNQFKL
- a CDS encoding LiaF domain-containing protein, whose protein sequence is MAVKLEDRPIDQVKEEVIDQLIYNYSHAVISAEAFERRLDQAMAATSNEVLVELVADLDLKADIDYKSHKHAQFKPHYSHSNDNESLQLRSILGSNERSGQWVVPKEIHLTNCLGSIELDFSEAIFQHQHVTIYVNCILGNDEIYVPEHVNVVSKLFSFIGSVENKSVALNKGQGPTITIEGNVWLGSVEISVKRTMKEKFISFANSLKASWKEMNKVQ
- a CDS encoding BON domain-containing protein; the encoded protein is MNTFNKSMIAALVIGATSMSAQASSWENESKDAWIDGKAETVLLMNTNLNNFDINTDVTNGKVVLTGKVDSELDKELAEELVLSLDGVSSVDNKLTVVKNMKAKHMKSDKADSAESDLTDAKISTVITTRYLFNSEVGGTDIDVDTDMGVVTLKGTVESDAEKQLAVSIAENAEDVRKVIDELTIVAE
- a CDS encoding YqaE/Pmp3 family membrane protein — its product is MDLIRIILSVLIPPLGVFLQVGLGAQFWINILLTLLGYIPGLIHAVYIIAKR
- a CDS encoding NADP-binding protein, with protein sequence MSSENNKLVVLGAGWLGSALCVEAKELAWQVQGTHRSSEHEHDFQRQFALEGDVLKHDVSLGDAWWVCAIPPRSRSSESNYLATLQAGLELAKQLNCKGFILCSSTGVYPADNGHYGESTAINCQSARQQLLFDAEQLVLNAGGKVLRLAGLVGPGRDPGKFVAGKELSSSSQQVVNMVQQQDVIAAICSVLENWSSASSIYNVVNPAHPKKVDYYQQKCAEQGNQPPTFTSHDKGERIIDGSAIESLSFRYQAPI